One part of the Bacteroidia bacterium genome encodes these proteins:
- a CDS encoding ATP-binding protein, which produces MKSPFKFLDSYQKEDKSSFFGREQETKQLLNAVHASNLVLLYGASGTGKTSLINCGLGNQFQKSDWLPIFIRRGNDLNVSLQKELDKLLPSQQGQDHALRFKISDLYHEYYRPVYLIFDQFEELYIMGSLSEQDTFHKSISELLQSGLKCKIILSIREEYIAYLSEFEKIVPSLFDNRLRIEKMKDRNLIRVVIGTCKFGNIHIDEPRKTVMKILDNLRSKREGIDLTHLQVYLDRLWRTAIKEQGESEELTFDLPLVKRVGKVENVLSDFLDEQMKEVEGGLKQRGIENTEGLPLEILFTLVTEDGTKRNMQLGDILDDLPKNRNLTEADLVYCMEEFHRIKLLRQFADD; this is translated from the coding sequence ATGAAAAGCCCCTTTAAATTTCTGGACTCCTATCAAAAGGAAGATAAGAGTAGCTTCTTTGGACGGGAACAGGAAACCAAACAGCTACTCAATGCAGTTCATGCCTCCAACCTGGTTTTGCTCTATGGAGCATCGGGTACAGGAAAAACTTCCCTAATCAATTGCGGCCTGGGAAATCAATTTCAAAAGTCTGACTGGCTTCCCATTTTTATTCGCCGGGGCAATGACCTCAATGTTTCCCTCCAAAAAGAACTGGATAAACTACTGCCCAGTCAGCAAGGACAGGATCATGCCCTTCGTTTCAAAATAAGCGACCTCTATCACGAATACTATCGACCGGTTTACCTGATTTTCGACCAGTTTGAAGAACTCTATATCATGGGAAGCCTGTCCGAACAGGATACTTTCCACAAAAGCATTTCCGAACTTCTCCAATCCGGTCTGAAATGCAAAATCATCCTCAGCATACGGGAAGAATACATCGCCTACCTTTCCGAATTTGAAAAGATCGTTCCTTCTTTATTCGACAATCGCCTTCGCATAGAAAAAATGAAGGACCGTAACCTCATTCGGGTAGTCATAGGAACCTGTAAATTCGGAAATATTCATATAGATGAGCCTCGCAAAACGGTGATGAAAATCCTCGACAATCTCCGTTCCAAAAGAGAGGGCATTGACCTTACGCATTTGCAAGTTTATCTCGATCGCTTATGGCGAACGGCTATTAAAGAACAAGGAGAATCTGAAGAATTGACCTTTGATCTTCCTTTGGTAAAAAGGGTAGGAAAAGTAGAAAATGTGCTCTCTGATTTTCTGGATGAGCAGATGAAGGAAGTAGAGGGAGGATTAAAGCAAAGGGGAATAGAAAATACTGAAGGTTTACCCCTGGAAATTCTTTTTACCCTGGTTACGGAAGATGGTACCAAACGAAATATGCAATTGGGAGACATTCTGGATGATTTACCCAAAAACCGTAATTTAACAGAGGCTGATCTCGTTTATTGTATGGAGGAATTTCACCGCATAAAACTCCTCCGTCAATTTGCAGATGATTAA
- a CDS encoding N-acetylmuramoyl-L-alanine amidase, producing the protein MEYDLLFPNPRARDTFEAIKKSLTNHSFEKFHTPIPGEDYTLDHYQVSKKDGDASFYYPEKIKKDKIVLHFTAGKLPGDMRSLTTKDRHISTAFLIGRDGAIYKLFASSGHWSYHLGRGAVGGNTHQSSRSIGIELSNWGPLRKSGEIMTTWGDVKFSKVSQTAAYQKIDAPYRDASYFASHTDQQYESLIVLLRYLTAVYKIPRSFLPASQRDLPFSSKEDARNYTGICSHVNFRDRGKWDIGPAFNWEKLAEGMKDAYKAKLTRTRGLEMITHSSETEIEAAMMSRGMKFGNTDASIYGEDGPEV; encoded by the coding sequence ATGGAATATGACCTTCTCTTCCCCAATCCAAGGGCCCGGGATACCTTTGAGGCTATCAAAAAAAGCCTGACAAATCATTCTTTCGAAAAATTCCATACCCCTATCCCGGGTGAGGACTATACCCTGGACCATTATCAGGTGAGCAAAAAGGATGGAGATGCCAGCTTTTATTATCCGGAAAAAATCAAAAAGGATAAAATCGTACTCCATTTCACAGCAGGGAAATTGCCTGGAGATATGCGATCTCTCACCACCAAAGATCGGCACATCTCAACTGCCTTTCTGATTGGGAGAGATGGTGCGATCTATAAGTTATTTGCTTCTTCTGGTCATTGGTCCTACCATTTGGGAAGAGGTGCAGTCGGAGGAAATACCCACCAAAGTTCACGCTCTATTGGAATCGAACTTTCCAATTGGGGGCCACTGCGTAAATCTGGAGAAATCATGACGACCTGGGGAGATGTGAAATTTTCCAAAGTATCTCAAACTGCCGCCTACCAAAAGATAGATGCTCCCTATAGAGATGCCTCCTATTTTGCTAGTCATACAGATCAGCAATATGAAAGTCTGATTGTACTCCTTCGTTATCTCACCGCTGTATATAAAATCCCTCGTAGCTTTCTCCCTGCAAGCCAAAGAGACCTCCCATTTAGTTCGAAGGAAGACGCTCGAAATTACACAGGCATTTGTTCTCATGTGAATTTCAGAGATAGGGGGAAATGGGACATCGGTCCTGCTTTCAATTGGGAAAAACTGGCGGAAGGAATGAAAGATGCTTACAAAGCAAAATTGACACGCACGCGAGGGCTGGAAATGATCACTCATAGCTCCGAAACAGAAATTGAAGCAGCCATGATGAGTCGCGGTATGAAATTTGGGAATACAGATGCATCTATCTATGGAGAAGATGGACCGGAGGTCTAG
- a CDS encoding tetratricopeptide repeat protein encodes MTQSQTYIDQGMEFSQQGNFKSAVKAFSQAAKANPKDAFAYYNRAIAYYQMGQKKKALQDFNMTLKLAPDDSMAYNNRGYVNDDLGKLQDALEDYTAALKLNPEQAQTYNNRGYVYYRMGNPAAAMADFNEAISLDANLAQAYYYRGYAFEKRGDSKKAMMDYDEAIFLDPDLVQAIYNRGNLFFNLQNYEAALDDYSHALRLAPSFAKAYNNRANCYQKLGRIEEAFEDANRSVALSPNNGNSHCTLAAIYGLRGEDIRFIHHLEIALKKGCPAWRMFESEEFKELKEKPQVKKLLNKFPAAKA; translated from the coding sequence ATGACCCAATCCCAAACTTATATAGATCAAGGGATGGAATTCTCTCAGCAGGGTAATTTCAAATCCGCAGTAAAAGCTTTTTCGCAAGCAGCTAAAGCCAATCCCAAGGATGCTTTCGCCTACTATAATCGCGCAATTGCCTATTATCAAATGGGGCAAAAGAAAAAAGCTTTACAGGATTTTAATATGACCCTAAAACTTGCTCCCGACGATTCTATGGCCTACAACAATCGTGGCTATGTAAATGATGATCTCGGAAAACTCCAGGATGCACTGGAAGACTACACAGCTGCCCTCAAGTTGAATCCAGAGCAGGCACAGACCTATAATAATCGGGGCTATGTCTATTATCGCATGGGAAATCCTGCGGCAGCCATGGCTGATTTCAATGAAGCCATAAGCCTGGATGCCAACCTCGCTCAAGCCTACTATTATCGTGGGTATGCGTTTGAGAAAAGAGGAGATTCAAAAAAAGCCATGATGGATTATGATGAAGCAATCTTCCTCGATCCTGATTTGGTTCAAGCCATTTATAATCGCGGCAATCTTTTCTTCAATTTACAAAACTATGAAGCCGCTCTGGACGATTATTCTCATGCCTTACGATTGGCACCTTCATTTGCCAAAGCCTACAATAATCGCGCAAATTGTTACCAAAAGCTGGGACGCATAGAAGAGGCTTTCGAGGATGCAAACCGTTCCGTTGCACTGAGCCCCAATAATGGGAATTCTCATTGTACCCTGGCAGCGATTTATGGATTGAGAGGAGAGGATATACGCTTTATTCACCACCTCGAAATAGCCCTCAAAAAAGGCTGTCCTGCGTGGAGAATGTTTGAGTCAGAGGAATTTAAAGAGCTGAAAGAAAAGCCTCAGGTAAAAAAGTTGCTCAACAAGTTTCCTGCGGCTAAGGCCTAA
- a CDS encoding DoxX family protein: MELLTSKISRYLYAIPFILFGVFHFMGADQMAGMVPIPGGAIWVYITGLAMLAAGVSLILGKMDYWAGIGLGALLLIYALTIHLPGVLEGSNQAAMPNMLKDMALAGAAFMMAGMGSKTMS, translated from the coding sequence ATGGAACTACTCACTTCTAAAATTTCGCGCTATCTGTATGCTATTCCCTTCATTTTATTTGGTGTTTTCCACTTCATGGGAGCTGACCAAATGGCAGGCATGGTACCCATTCCCGGAGGAGCTATCTGGGTGTATATTACCGGTCTGGCAATGTTGGCTGCAGGTGTAAGCCTGATACTCGGTAAAATGGACTACTGGGCTGGTATCGGACTTGGTGCATTATTGCTAATCTATGCCCTGACCATTCATCTTCCCGGAGTATTGGAAGGTAGCAATCAGGCTGCTATGCCAAACATGCTTAAAGACATGGCCCTTGCTGGCGCAGCCTTTATGATGGCAGGCATGGGAAGCAAAACGATGAGTTAA
- a CDS encoding alpha/beta family hydrolase, translated as MKISEYKFEAHPDKGEVSSILMMPDTPKALICLGHGAGAGMTHHHMESLVAALAKVGIASFRYHFPYMERGKGRDSQKVSLATVRNAATKALELSEGLPLLAGGHSFGGRMTSIVASEEAIEGVKGLIFFSFPLHAPGKPGIERAAHLSEISVPMLFVSGDRDTFTQQDLYKGVIDDLGKNADLHLIHTAGHGFKYLKRTRTSTEDVYDEAARASHEWLQKQKIIA; from the coding sequence ATGAAAATTAGCGAATACAAATTTGAAGCACATCCGGATAAAGGGGAAGTTTCTTCTATCCTTATGATGCCAGATACCCCCAAGGCATTGATTTGTCTGGGACATGGAGCCGGAGCAGGTATGACTCATCACCATATGGAAAGCCTGGTAGCAGCCTTGGCTAAAGTTGGAATCGCTTCTTTTCGATACCATTTTCCCTATATGGAAAGAGGGAAAGGAAGAGATTCGCAGAAAGTATCGCTTGCGACCGTTCGAAATGCAGCAACTAAGGCTCTGGAGCTGTCTGAAGGTCTGCCTTTATTGGCAGGAGGACATTCCTTTGGAGGAAGGATGACTTCAATAGTTGCTTCTGAAGAAGCCATTGAAGGGGTAAAAGGCCTGATCTTCTTTTCATTTCCCCTGCATGCGCCTGGAAAGCCCGGGATCGAGAGAGCAGCTCATCTTTCAGAGATAAGTGTGCCTATGCTTTTTGTTTCTGGTGATCGAGATACCTTTACGCAACAGGACTTGTACAAAGGAGTCATTGATGACTTAGGGAAAAATGCAGATCTGCATCTCATTCATACAGCCGGACACGGTTTCAAATACCTCAAAAGAACCCGTACAAGTACAGAGGATGTCTATGATGAGGCTGCCAGGGCTTCTCACGAATGGTTGCAGAAACAAAAAATCATTGCATAA
- a CDS encoding methyltransferase domain-containing protein: protein MLKQWVYPLYRFSHDFLFASRKLNPMFPKKHGGKAVKAGHISDEHLQNPGLDTALEQSFRAIGVEVHSYSIDPKAYQDYLTLADYPADYYGGGLDPQQNFTEKTLEHYVSLDFLKVDANTTFIDIAACTSPFSQILKDKYGIAQSYQQDLIYPKGVEGNKIGGWAHELFLEDESVDAVSLHCSLEHFEGNSDSLFFQELERVLKVGGRAVILPFYLAHEFSNHIDPAYNLLKNHHPPLDEEARLRYCNWYQFFSRHYDPAALKRRVLDKAPRLELTLYRVGNFKEVYEDSYLRWIGVFEKK from the coding sequence ATGTTAAAGCAGTGGGTTTATCCCTTATATCGATTTTCTCATGACTTCCTCTTCGCCAGCAGGAAGCTCAATCCTATGTTTCCCAAAAAGCATGGGGGAAAAGCGGTAAAAGCCGGACATATATCAGACGAACATCTGCAGAATCCCGGATTAGATACAGCCCTGGAACAAAGCTTTCGAGCTATAGGGGTAGAAGTGCATTCCTATAGTATTGATCCAAAAGCCTATCAGGATTACCTCACACTAGCAGATTATCCTGCTGATTACTATGGCGGTGGTTTGGACCCTCAGCAGAATTTTACCGAAAAAACCCTTGAACATTATGTATCGCTCGATTTTTTGAAAGTCGATGCGAACACTACTTTCATCGATATAGCTGCTTGCACCTCCCCTTTCTCTCAAATCCTGAAAGATAAGTATGGAATTGCCCAAAGCTATCAACAAGACCTGATCTACCCCAAAGGAGTAGAGGGCAATAAGATCGGGGGTTGGGCCCATGAATTATTCCTGGAAGACGAAAGTGTGGACGCGGTAAGTTTGCACTGTTCCCTGGAGCATTTTGAAGGCAATTCAGATAGCCTTTTCTTTCAGGAATTAGAAAGAGTACTCAAAGTGGGAGGAAGAGCTGTTATCCTGCCTTTTTATCTGGCCCATGAATTTAGCAACCACATTGATCCTGCCTATAATCTGCTAAAGAATCACCATCCTCCCCTGGATGAGGAAGCGAGACTTCGCTATTGCAATTGGTATCAATTTTTTTCCCGACATTATGATCCAGCTGCCTTAAAAAGGCGGGTTCTGGATAAGGCGCCGAGATTGGAGTTGACATTATACCGGGTTGGCAATTTCAAAGAAGTTTACGAAGATTCTTATTTGCGTTGGATAGGTGTTTTTGAAAAGAAATAA
- the recQ gene encoding DNA helicase RecQ produces MKEQLATRDNKLHEALKNSFGYDEFRGRQQEVIENLLAGNNTFVIMPTGAGKSLCYQLPAIMMEGTALVISPLIALMKNQVDQLNAFGIEAGYLNSSMNRGDYEAVKHKVLSGQLKLLYVAPESLVKEEFIEFLKQARVSFMAVDEAHCISEWGHDFRPEYRRIREMLNRIGQVPIIALTATATPKVRQDIIHNLHIEDAEVYLTSFNRDNLYYEIRPKVNNSNATTEIIKYIKQNPGKSGIVYCLSRRKVEENAEILNVNGIKAVPYHAGLDASTRSRHQDMFLNEDVQVVVATIAFGMGIDKPDVRYVIHYDVPKSIESYYQETGRGGRDGLEGNCLLFYDFNDIVKLEKFMKDKPVSERESGKHLLYEMAAFAESGTCRRKQMLHYFGETFDESGCNNMCDNCRYPKENFNATKYVDMAMRVVKAVNEKFGQSDLIHILQGINNQNIVLYEHNKLDEYGKGSDMDESQWKSIFSQLIIEDFLIKDIDEYGVIKLGPKGIAFLKKPQDIKLIKYQDLSELKKNHEPVEKFNTYDTTLFDKLKVLRKKIAKEKKIPPYVVFQDPSLEDMATKYPLSMTEFRNIIGVGEGKARKFAAPFIKLIKDYVEVNNIERTTDVVVRSAARKSMNKLFIIQHVDRKTPLDQIAEIKGLEYTNLLENVEQIVYSGTRLNIDYFIEDQMDDDKIDEIYDYFMSSDSDSLDEAENELGLDYSRQEIQLVRIKFISEVGN; encoded by the coding sequence GTGAAAGAACAACTTGCGACAAGAGACAACAAGCTGCACGAGGCATTAAAGAACTCCTTTGGGTACGATGAGTTCAGAGGAAGACAACAGGAAGTGATTGAAAACCTGCTAGCAGGAAATAACACTTTCGTAATTATGCCTACCGGTGCAGGAAAATCCCTTTGCTATCAACTTCCTGCGATCATGATGGAGGGCACTGCCCTTGTGATCTCTCCTCTTATTGCCCTGATGAAAAATCAGGTGGATCAACTGAATGCCTTTGGTATTGAGGCCGGCTACCTGAATAGTAGTATGAATCGAGGGGATTATGAGGCGGTCAAGCACAAAGTACTCAGTGGCCAGTTGAAATTGCTTTATGTGGCTCCTGAATCTCTGGTCAAGGAAGAGTTTATCGAATTCCTAAAGCAGGCCAGGGTCAGTTTTATGGCGGTTGATGAAGCCCATTGTATTTCCGAATGGGGACATGACTTTCGTCCGGAATACAGAAGGATCAGAGAAATGCTCAATCGTATCGGCCAGGTGCCCATTATAGCGCTGACCGCTACGGCTACTCCCAAGGTAAGACAAGACATCATACATAACCTCCATATAGAAGATGCGGAGGTGTATCTGACCTCTTTCAATAGAGATAATCTTTATTATGAAATCCGTCCGAAAGTAAACAACAGCAATGCGACAACGGAGATCATAAAATATATCAAACAGAATCCCGGCAAATCGGGCATTGTTTACTGTTTGAGTAGAAGGAAAGTGGAAGAAAATGCAGAGATCCTGAATGTCAACGGGATCAAAGCTGTTCCTTATCATGCTGGTTTGGATGCTTCCACCCGAAGTCGCCATCAGGATATGTTCCTCAATGAGGATGTACAGGTAGTGGTAGCAACCATTGCCTTTGGGATGGGAATCGATAAACCAGACGTACGCTATGTGATTCACTATGACGTACCGAAAAGTATAGAAAGTTATTATCAGGAGACAGGAAGAGGAGGAAGAGATGGTCTGGAAGGAAACTGCCTGCTTTTTTACGATTTCAATGATATCGTGAAGCTGGAGAAGTTTATGAAAGACAAGCCCGTGAGTGAAAGAGAATCCGGTAAGCATCTATTATATGAAATGGCTGCTTTCGCGGAGTCCGGCACGTGTCGGCGCAAGCAAATGCTGCACTATTTCGGGGAGACTTTTGATGAGTCTGGCTGTAATAATATGTGTGACAATTGCCGCTATCCCAAAGAGAACTTCAATGCTACCAAGTATGTAGATATGGCTATGCGGGTAGTGAAGGCTGTAAATGAAAAATTTGGCCAGTCAGATCTGATCCATATCCTGCAGGGAATAAACAACCAGAATATTGTGCTGTATGAGCATAATAAACTTGATGAATATGGAAAAGGGAGCGATATGGATGAAAGTCAATGGAAATCCATATTCAGCCAATTGATCATCGAAGATTTTCTCATCAAGGATATCGATGAGTATGGGGTGATCAAATTAGGTCCCAAAGGGATTGCTTTCCTCAAGAAACCTCAGGACATCAAATTGATCAAATACCAGGACCTCAGTGAACTGAAAAAGAATCACGAGCCGGTCGAAAAATTCAATACCTACGACACTACCCTCTTCGACAAGCTAAAGGTGTTGAGAAAGAAGATTGCGAAGGAAAAGAAAATACCTCCATATGTAGTTTTTCAGGATCCTTCCCTGGAGGATATGGCTACCAAGTATCCCCTGAGCATGACGGAGTTTCGCAACATCATAGGAGTAGGAGAAGGAAAGGCCCGTAAATTTGCGGCTCCTTTCATCAAACTCATCAAAGACTATGTCGAGGTCAATAATATCGAGCGTACGACGGATGTGGTTGTAAGATCGGCAGCAAGAAAGTCTATGAATAAGCTTTTTATTATTCAGCATGTGGATAGAAAAACTCCTTTGGATCAGATCGCTGAGATCAAAGGTCTCGAATACACAAATTTGCTGGAAAATGTAGAACAGATCGTTTATTCAGGGACTCGTCTGAATATAGACTACTTTATCGAGGACCAGATGGATGATGACAAGATCGATGAGATCTATGATTATTTCATGAGTTCGGATTCTGATAGCCTGGATGAAGCAGAAAATGAGCTGGGTTTGGATTACTCAAGACAAGAAATTCAACTTGTTAGGATAAAGTTTATATCAGAAGTGGGTAATTAA
- a CDS encoding RNA polymerase sigma factor has translation MRLSDYQEDEIVKGCLDGGRKYQKLLYEKYYGSMMVVCMRYTYDRDEARDVLHEGFMKVFRNLHKYSKGTNLGAWIRRIMINTSIDHYRKMAKRPNLVEINHAVHEIDVQDVVSDMSAEEILGMVQKLSPAYRTVFNLYVIEGYAHKEVGKMLGISEGTSKSNLAKARSKLQQMILKSRMIKKVEGESYA, from the coding sequence ATGAGATTATCTGATTATCAAGAAGATGAAATCGTAAAAGGCTGTCTAGACGGCGGCCGCAAGTACCAGAAACTGCTATATGAGAAATATTATGGCAGCATGATGGTGGTTTGCATGCGATATACGTATGACCGGGATGAAGCCAGAGATGTACTTCACGAAGGATTTATGAAGGTTTTTCGAAATCTTCACAAGTATTCCAAGGGTACTAATCTGGGGGCATGGATCAGAAGAATTATGATCAATACCTCGATAGACCACTACCGAAAGATGGCCAAACGGCCTAACCTGGTTGAGATCAATCATGCAGTACATGAGATCGACGTTCAAGATGTTGTATCCGATATGTCTGCTGAAGAAATCCTGGGTATGGTTCAAAAGCTTTCCCCCGCTTACAGAACTGTCTTCAACTTATATGTGATTGAAGGGTACGCTCATAAAGAGGTTGGTAAAATGTTGGGAATAAGTGAAGGTACTTCGAAGTCTAACCTTGCAAAAGCACGCTCTAAGTTGCAGCAAATGATTCTTAAATCACGAATGATTAAGAAGGTGGAAGGTGAAAGCTATGCATGA